The sequence below is a genomic window from Desulfovibrio sp. Huiquan2017.
CCTGTAGGAAAACCCTGTGTTGAGCACACGGAATTGACGGAAAACAGCATGTTGAAATGTGCCCACGCCGGTCTGCGAAGGTGGTGGGCAGTGCCCCGGGAGTAGGGCGGACTGTGCGCAAAGTCCTCCACTGACGGTGCCGTGTTCGCTTTTTGTGCGAACGATGTCCGGTAATGTCGGACAAATGGTGAGCCCGTTTATTGAGTGAGCGGGAGGGCTGGTCGGGATTGTGAAGACGCAACCTGTGCCTCGGCGGGCCCTGTCATGCTGATGGTTGATGGAGCCCCAGGCCGGTTGCGGAGCGGGAGGTGTGCTTGGGGGAATATTTTTCACCTCTGGTGTGAATGTCGTGCGATATAGTCGCACAAGGCGGTTGCGGTTCAGTGAAAATAGGCAGCTCCATGGCGAAACGTCCGAGCGAGGGCATGGGCGGCTGCCGAACACTTCGTGAGGGGATAATCGTTAAATGACGGAGGGTAATGTCTAGTGGTGTTTTTCCCGCCGCTGCCCGGCTGTTCGACAGCCAAGGCGCGCGGGACGAACAAGGCGCGTCAGACTGCTTGCCAATCCGGCGGCAAACTGCTTTGACGGGGCTCCCGCCCTCGGGGGCATGTCATAATTCCCAATCCCACGCCGGAGGGAAATTCCCGTCCACCGTTGTCGCGGCGGTGGAAGAAAACCGGCCCGGTCGGCAGGACAATGCGCGTCATCGTCCGCCAAATCTGGAAACGAGGCGACGGTCCGAAGGACCGAAAAAATGGCGACTTTTTGTTGCCGTATTCATCACCGCTGAAGGGGCGGGTCCGATAGACCGCATCGAGTGTCTCAGGGGTGTTGAAAATTATCATGATGGAATGCAATGAAATGAAAATCGTCGGGACAGGGAAGGCAGGACGGATGCACAGGCGACGCATCGGCACCTTTGAGTGTTCCCGACATAAATAAATGAGAATATTATGACACCAGTACTGTTTTTGATCATTCTTGCGATTGCTATCATCTTCTTGATGTTGCTGATTATGAAAGTCAAAATGCATCCTGTGCTCGCCCTCTTCCTGACGAGCATCGGACTCAGCCTGGCGTTTGGCAACACTCTCATCGATTCCGTTAACCTGATCAACACCGGATTCGGTGGAACCCTCAAGGGCATCGGCGTCACGATCATCCTCGGTTCGATTTTGGCCATGGGTATCCAGGACACCGGCGCGGCCACTTCGATCTGCAACTTTTTCACGCGCCTGTTCCGCGGACGGGCTCTCGAACTGGCTCCGGCGCTCACGGCGTACATCGTTTCCATCCCGGTGTTCGGCGACATCACCATGGTCCTGACCGCGCCGATCGCTTCCATCCTGTCCCGGCGCAAGAAGATTTCCATGTCCTCCATGTCCTCGTTCATCGGCATGGGCCTCGGGCTTACGCACGGCCTGGTGCCGCCCACCCCCGGCATCCTGGCCATCGCGCTGATGTACGGCGCGGATCTCGGCCTGACCATCTTCTGGGGGATCATCATTTCGTTCGTGGCCTTCATCGGAACCTGGCTGTTGCTGCGCAAGTGGGCCGCCAAGGAATGGATCGAGCCTCGGGAGGATTTCGTGGAAGGCATCGAGCCCGCCAAGTCCGATTCGATTGATGACATCATCATTCACGAGAAGGGGCTGCCCAATGCGTTCATGTCCCTGCTGCCCGTTCTGATTCCCGTGGTGCTCATCACTTTCGCCTCCTTCGCCAAAGTCTATATGAAGGACGGCGGCGCGACCCTGACTTTCTTCACCTCCGTGGGCGACAGGGTTATGGCCCTGCTGCTGGGCGTCGTGTTCACCGTCGTGCTCGGCTACCTCAAGGCCGACAAGGTCAAGGCCCACCATCTTCGCAACTCCGGCAATGACGGCGCGAGCCTGAGCCAGATCCTTCTCGGCACCTGGGTCGGACGCGGCCTCGTGGTCGCGCTGCTGCCCTTGCTGATCACCGCCATGGGCGGCGCCATGGGCGGCATCCTGAAAAGCGTTCCCGTGGTCAAGGACCTGGGCGTCATGGTCGCGGACACCAATCTGCTGCCCATCATGATTCCCTTCCTGACCGCCTCCATCCTGATGACGGCCATCGGTTCCATGACCACCGCGGGCCTGACCGCCGCCGCCATCGTCCTGCCCATGCTGGACTCCCTGGGGATCTCCCCGGTGGCCGCCACGCTGTCCATCGGTTGCGGCACCATGATCTTCAGCCACCTGAGCGACAGCGGCTTCTGGATCATGACCCAGTTCTTCAACCTGAACACGACCCAGGGCCTGAAGTACCTGACCCTTCCGCGCGCCGTCAGCGGCGTGATCGGATTCATTACGCTGTCGATCCTCGTTTCGATGGGGCTGATCTAGCCGCGTATTCGTCCGGACTTCGGAGACGACTTTTAAGCAGGCCGGAATTCCGGCCAAGATGTGACAATACAATAAGGAGTTACCAATGTCTTTTGACGCATTCAAGGGAGTCATCCCGCCCGTTTCGACCATCATGAACGACAAGGGCGAATTCGACGCCGACGGGATGGGAATATTCATAGACAGGTTGGTCGAAAGCGACGTGAATGCGCTGCTGTTTTTGGGCAGCGCGGGAGAATTCTCCCAGATGACGAACGCCACGCGCAAACAGGTCGCGGAATTCTGCGTGAAGCGCGTGGCCGGGCGCAAGCCGGTCATCATCGGCACCGGCGCCTGCGGCACGGCGGAGGTCATCGAGCTGAGCGAGCATGCGGCCCACATCGGGGCCGACGCCGTGATCGTGGTGAATCCGTACTATGCGTCCATGAGTGAAGAGCGGCTCTACCGCCACTACCGGACCATCGCGGAGAGCGTCTCGATTCCGGTGCTGATGTACAACTTCCCGGCCTTGACCGGCCAGGATCTGTCGCCCGCGCTGGTGACGCGCATCGCCAAGGACTGCCCGAACGTGATCGGCATCAAGGACACCGTGGACTGCATCAGCCACATCCGGGACCTGATCTTTCAGGCCAAGGGCGCCCGTCCGGACTTCAAGGTCATCTGCGGATACGACGAGTATCTGTTCACGACGCTGGCCCTGGGCGGCGACGGCGGCATCGTCGGCACCTCGAACTTTGCCCCCGAGATTACTTGCGGCATCTACAAGGCCTTTCAGGAGAAGGACATGGCGGCAATCGCCGAACTGCTTCCGCGCCTGAGCATACTGTCCCAGCTCTATTCGTTGGATACGCCGTTTTCCTGGCTGCTGAAAGAAGCCGTCCGCGCGACCGGTTCGGATATCCCCACTGGCGTGGCCGCCCCGGCCAGCGAACCCGACGAAGACGTCAAGAAGCGTTTCCGGGAAATCCTCAAGCAGGCGGGCTTCTAGAGAAGCGTCCACGAAGGGCGCGATTCGAATCGCAACACTGTGAAAAGGAGATATTACCTTGCAAAAACAAAGATGTGAACGCGTACGCGATCTCTGGTCCCAGGTCGACGCCCTCATGATGGGCATGAACTGGACGCGGGAAGACGTTGAAAAACCGCAGATCCTGGTTGACGATGTCCAGGGCGACAGCCATCCCGGCAGCTACCATCTCGACGTACTGAGTGAAGAGGCGTCCATCGGCGTCTACGAGGCGGGCGGACGTCCGGCCAAGTTCCACGTCACCGACATCTGCGACGGCTGGGCTCAGGGGCATGAAGGCATGAACTTCAT
It includes:
- a CDS encoding dihydrodipicolinate synthase family protein, with the translated sequence MSFDAFKGVIPPVSTIMNDKGEFDADGMGIFIDRLVESDVNALLFLGSAGEFSQMTNATRKQVAEFCVKRVAGRKPVIIGTGACGTAEVIELSEHAAHIGADAVIVVNPYYASMSEERLYRHYRTIAESVSIPVLMYNFPALTGQDLSPALVTRIAKDCPNVIGIKDTVDCISHIRDLIFQAKGARPDFKVICGYDEYLFTTLALGGDGGIVGTSNFAPEITCGIYKAFQEKDMAAIAELLPRLSILSQLYSLDTPFSWLLKEAVRATGSDIPTGVAAPASEPDEDVKKRFREILKQAGF
- a CDS encoding SLC13 family permease, with product MHPVLALFLTSIGLSLAFGNTLIDSVNLINTGFGGTLKGIGVTIILGSILAMGIQDTGAATSICNFFTRLFRGRALELAPALTAYIVSIPVFGDITMVLTAPIASILSRRKKISMSSMSSFIGMGLGLTHGLVPPTPGILAIALMYGADLGLTIFWGIIISFVAFIGTWLLLRKWAAKEWIEPREDFVEGIEPAKSDSIDDIIIHEKGLPNAFMSLLPVLIPVVLITFASFAKVYMKDGGATLTFFTSVGDRVMALLLGVVFTVVLGYLKADKVKAHHLRNSGNDGASLSQILLGTWVGRGLVVALLPLLITAMGGAMGGILKSVPVVKDLGVMVADTNLLPIMIPFLTASILMTAIGSMTTAGLTAAAIVLPMLDSLGISPVAATLSIGCGTMIFSHLSDSGFWIMTQFFNLNTTQGLKYLTLPRAVSGVIGFITLSILVSMGLI